Proteins encoded in a region of the Zea mays cultivar B73 chromosome 2, Zm-B73-REFERENCE-NAM-5.0, whole genome shotgun sequence genome:
- the LOC100283360 gene encoding UBA and UBX domain-containing protein, with the protein MSSSSNSGKKPAPAGGRGGPTIRTLADINRGPAGFPGAGGGSSDDDEPQEYYTGGEKSGMLVQDPTRRNDVDAIFEQARQAGAIHGMPPFLGGESSSSRSFTGTGRLLTGETVPSAAPQEPVPIRIRHNIHLWNNGFTVDDGPLRYYDDPENEEFLESLKMSKCPKELVPTDGEHVDVSVIKRMEDYREPVRPQSAFQGVGRTLGGGPSPDESATPAPAPAAPAASRSAGIVVDDSQPFTSIQLRLADGTRMVARFNMHHTVGDIRSFIDASRPGTARPYQLQTGFPPKQLADPTQTVVQAGLANSVIMQKM; encoded by the exons ATGAGCTCCTCCTCCAACAGCGGGAAGAAGCCGGCGCCCGCCGGCGGCCGCGGGGGGCCCACCATCCGCACGCTCGCCGACATAAACCGTGGCCCTGCCGGTTTCCCAGGTGCCGGAGGCGGCAGCAGCGATGACGACGAGCCCCAGGAGTACTACACCGGCGGCGAGAAGAG TGGAATGCTTGTTCAAGATCCAACAAGAAGAAATGACGTGGATGCAATATTTGAACAAGCAAGACAGGCGGGCGCTATCCATGGAATGCCCCCTTTTCTTGGTGGCGAGTCTTCCAGCTCTAGGAGCTTTACTGGGACTGGCCGACTTCTTACAGGGGAGACAGTACCATCTGCTGCACCTCAGGAACCAGTACCAATTCGAATACGCCACAATATACATTTGTGGAACAATGGCTTTACTGTGGATGATGGTCCACTGAGATACTACGATGATCCTGAAAATGAAGAGTTCCTTGAG AGCCTTAAGATGTCAAAGTGCCCCAAGGAGCTGGTGCCTACTGATGGAGAACATGTTGATGTGTCTGTTATTAAAAGGATGGAAGATTACCGG GAACCTGTAAGGCCTCAATCAGCTTTCCAGGGTGTTGGAAGAACCCTTGGTGGTGGACCTTCCCCAGATGAGAGTGCAACACCTGCTCCTGCACCAGCGGCCCCTGCTGCTTCGAGGTCCGCTGGCATAGTCGTGGATGACTCCCAGCCATTTACATCCATACAGCTGAGGCTGGCTGACGGCACTCGCATGGTCGCCCGGTTCAACATGCACCACACCGTGGGAGACATCAGGTCCTTCATCGACGCATCTCGGCCTGGAACCGCAAGGCCGTATCAGCTGCAGACAGGTTTCCCACCCAAGCAGCTGGCTGACCCAACGCAGACCGTGGTGCAAGCTGGGCTGGCAAACTCGGTTATCATGCAGAAGATGTAA